A window of Pseudomonas putida genomic DNA:
TGCCGGAAGAACTGTCTACCGCGCTGCGCTTCCAGCACGACCCGGTCTATGACGGCGAGTTTTCGGCCTTCCCCAACCTGGTGTGCCTGGCCACCCGCCTGCTGCGCTCGCGGGGTATCGGCTCGGGGCCGCAACAGGAAATCCCTGACGAGCTGCTGGAGCGGCTGGGGATTACCCGGGAAAAGGCGGAGGAGGTGGTGAACAAGGTGCTCGAAGCCGAGAATCTGCTGCGCGAGCTGGCTGCGCAGTTCCATGCACCGCATTAAGCATCAACGCGTAACCTGTGGGAGCGGGCGTGCCCGCGAACACCGGCGAATCCGGTGCCATACACCGCGTCGTTTGTTTCGCGGGCATGCCCGCTCCCACAGGTAAAGCGTCAACATCCCCGTCGGGTTTTCAGCCCTTCTTCTTCGGCTTCAGGTACTTCATCAACCCCTGAAACCACATTACCAACGCCGGATTGCCCTTGATCTGGATGTTCTTGTCCTGAATCCCCTGCATGAACGCCAACTGCTTGTTACCTGCCTGCATGGTAGCGAAGCCGTAGGCCGCATCCTTGAAGGCAATGGCGAACGCCGGCTGCGGGTGCGAACCGCCCTTGCTGCTGATGCGTTCGTTGTTGACGATGAAGTGCCGGGCGACCTTGCCGTCCAGGGTCTGCATCTGGAACACCAGGTCCTTGCCCTTGAGCTGCTGCTGGAAGGCCGGGTTGTTGCGGCTGGCCCTGGCCATCAACAGCCCCATGGCCCAGAGAAGAAAGCGGAACTTCATCAACGCGCCTCGAATTAAAAGTGACTAAGGCGCGCAGTTTATCCTTTTCAGGAACTATTTATGCAAGTTCGAAACATTTTGCCTACAGAAAGCACAACGGGCGCCCCGAGGCGCCCGCTTGGCTGACACTGGGATGTCAGTGAGCGATCACTTGCCTTTCTTGGCCGCCTTGACGGGGATGTTGACGCTGTCGCGCAGGTTCTTGCCTGGCTTGAAGGCCACGGTATTGCTGGCCTTGATCTTCACCGGCTCGCCGGTTTGCGGGTTCTTGCCGGTACGCGCACCGCGATGACGTTTTTCGAAGGTGCCGAAACCGACAAGGGTCACGGTGTCCTTGTCCAGGGCACCCGTGATGCTGTCGAGAATCGCGTTCAAAACCTGATTGGCCTTTTCCTTGGTCAGATCGGCCTTTTCGGCGATGACGGCGGCGAGTTCTGGTTTGCGCATAGTGAAGCCTCTTTGACGGAATTCTTGTTGTTATGCCGTGCTGCCCTGCGAGCAGCGCTCAAGGCACCGCAGGCTCTAATCTGCGGCAGACGGAAGTGAGAATGGCACGTGCACCGGGGCCGCGCCAGTATCTGGGCGGCCATTGTGCGAGCAACAACAGGATAAATCCGACAGAACACCCGCTATTTACGCCATCACGGCCGGTAGCTGGCGATTCAGGGCCAGCTTTTCCATCACGGCCGCCCCGGTGAGGGCGTAGCCCAGCAGCTTGCCGTCTGCATCAAGGCAAAGCACCTTGAGGTCACTGCCCTGCCCCTCCACCTGCCAGGTGCCTTCGTGCCCCTGTGGCGGCGGCGATACCACCAGCGGGCAGGCCGGGGTTTTCACGGTTATTGGCATCGGCCCGTAGGCGACCGTTGTCGGCTTGCCGGCCAGGGTTTGCGCCAGGGCCCGGGCACAGCTCATCAGCGGCATCACATAGAGCAGGTTGATGCCATCGACCTCTGCGCAATCGCCAAGGGCAAAGATGTTGGCGTGGGACGTACGCAACTGGCGATCCACGCAAACGCCCCGGTTGGTCTGCAGGCCGGCGGCGGCAGCCAGGTCGGTGCGCGGGCGCAGGCCAATAGCCGAAACCACCAGATCGCAAGCGATTACGCTGCCATTGGACAGGTGTGCCTCCAGGCCCTGGGCCACCTGCTGCAGGCGAGTCAGCACCGGGCCCAGGTGAAAGCGCACGCCGAGGTCTTGCAGCCCGGCCTGCACGGCAGTGGCAGCGGCCGGGTGCAGCAGGGTCGGCATGACTTGCTCGCAGGGCGCTACCACATCGACCTGGAAGCCACCCAGACTCAGGTCGTTGGCGAATTCGCAGCCGATCAGGCCGGCACCGAGGACCAGCACACGCTGTTTACCGAAGGCGGCGGCACGGAAACGCGCGTAGTCTTCCAGGTCATTGATCGGGAACACCCGATCGCCGCCATCGCCTTCGATCGGCACCTGCACGGTCTGCGCCCCCCAGGCCAGCACCAGGTCGCGGTACTCCACCGCCTCCTCTCCAATCCACAGGCGCTTGTGGCCCGGGTCGATACCGCTAATGCGGGTATGGGTGCGAATCTCGGCGTTCAGTTGCTCGGCCATGGCGCCCGGCTCGGCCATGCACAGGCCATCGGCGTCTTTCTGCTTGGCAAAGCCGGTGGACAGCATGGGCTTGGAGTAGGAGCGACCGTCATCGGCGGTGATCAGCAGCAGCGGCGTCTGCGCATCGAGCTTGCGAAATTCACGGGCCAGGTTGTAGCCCGCAAGGCCGGTACCGATGATTACCACAGGGGACGTCATGTCGTGCTTTCCTCGATTAGCCGATGGAGATCATTTCAAAGTCGCTCTTGCCGACACCGCAGTCGGGGCACAGCCAGTCTTCAGGCACGTCTTCCCAGCGGGTGCCGGGGGTGATGCCGTCGTCGGGCCAGCCTTCGGCTTCGTCGTAGATCAGGCCGCAGACAATACATTGCCACTTTTTCATGGGGGGTGGGTTTCCTCGGTTCAGGCTGGGGCTTCGTGTTGCTGCTGATGGCGCTCTCTTCGCGGGCACGCCCGCTCCCACAGGCGTTGTGCATAACCTGTGGGAGCGGGCGCGCCCGCGAAAAGGCCAGCGCGCAATGCGTGGGGCTTTGTAGCGGCCCTGCCAGCAGTATGCAAGCAGTCGGGGCAATCATGCTAAGCTCGCCGCCTCTCTGGTTGTAACAAGCAGACCGACGTGTCGTACGAATCCCCGCAAGCAGCCGCTGTCGCGTGGCTGCCGTATTCACGGCTGGCGACCGATATCGACCAGCCTACCCTTGACTGGCTGTTCGACGAGGGCTCGCTGACCCGTCGCCTGACCCGCCTGTCCAATGATCACTTCTCCGTCACCCCGCTGTTCGAGGGCTGGCAGCCGCTGCGCGATGACGAATGCCAGGCACTGGGCATCGCCGCCGGCGCCGAGGGTTGGGTGCGTGAGGTGTACCTGCGCGGCTATGGCCAACCCTGGGTATTCGCCCGCAGCGTCGCCAGCCGCAGCGCCCTGGAGCGCGGCGGGCTGGACCTGGAAACCCTGGGCAGCCGCTCGCTGGGCGAGCTGCTTTTCTGCGACCAGGCGTTCATCCGCCACCCCATCGAGGTGTGCAGTTATCCACAGGCCTGGCTGCCGAGCGATGCCGCCCATGCGGCGCTGTGGGGCCGCCGTTCGCGCTTCGAACGTGGCGGCCTGGACCTGCTGGTGGCAGAGGTGTTCCTGCCAGCATTGTGGCAAGCGGCCAAGGAGGAAAACCGCTGATGTACCTGCACCTGCTGAAGTCGCTCAACCGCCTGCACCCGCGGGCCTGGGACTTCGTCCAGCTCAGCCGCATGGACCGGCCGATTGGTATCTACCTGCTGCTGTGGCCGACCTTGTCGGCAGTGTGGATTGCCGGCAACGGCTCACCCACCCTGGCCAACGTGCTGATCTTCGGCCTCGGCGTGGTGCTGATGCGCGCCGCAGGCTGCTGCATCAACGATTTTGCCGACCGCAAGGTGGACGGCCACGTCAAACGCACCGCCGACCGCCCCCTGGCCAGTGGCCGGGTCCGCCCGCGCGAAGCACTGGCACTGTTCGCCATCCTGGTCGGCGTGAGCTTCCTGCTGGTGCTGTGCACCAACAGCCGCA
This region includes:
- a CDS encoding rubredoxin → MKKWQCIVCGLIYDEAEGWPDDGITPGTRWEDVPEDWLCPDCGVGKSDFEMISIG
- a CDS encoding FAD-dependent oxidoreductase, with amino-acid sequence MTSPVVIIGTGLAGYNLAREFRKLDAQTPLLLITADDGRSYSKPMLSTGFAKQKDADGLCMAEPGAMAEQLNAEIRTHTRISGIDPGHKRLWIGEEAVEYRDLVLAWGAQTVQVPIEGDGGDRVFPINDLEDYARFRAAAFGKQRVLVLGAGLIGCEFANDLSLGGFQVDVVAPCEQVMPTLLHPAAATAVQAGLQDLGVRFHLGPVLTRLQQVAQGLEAHLSNGSVIACDLVVSAIGLRPRTDLAAAAGLQTNRGVCVDRQLRTSHANIFALGDCAEVDGINLLYVMPLMSCARALAQTLAGKPTTVAYGPMPITVKTPACPLVVSPPPQGHEGTWQVEGQGSDLKVLCLDADGKLLGYALTGAAVMEKLALNRQLPAVMA
- a CDS encoding HU family DNA-binding protein, whose product is MRKPELAAVIAEKADLTKEKANQVLNAILDSITGALDKDTVTLVGFGTFEKRHRGARTGKNPQTGEPVKIKASNTVAFKPGKNLRDSVNIPVKAAKKGK
- a CDS encoding chorismate lyase, with protein sequence MSYESPQAAAVAWLPYSRLATDIDQPTLDWLFDEGSLTRRLTRLSNDHFSVTPLFEGWQPLRDDECQALGIAAGAEGWVREVYLRGYGQPWVFARSVASRSALERGGLDLETLGSRSLGELLFCDQAFIRHPIEVCSYPQAWLPSDAAHAALWGRRSRFERGGLDLLVAEVFLPALWQAAKEENR
- a CDS encoding helicase; its protein translation is MKFRFLLWAMGLLMARASRNNPAFQQQLKGKDLVFQMQTLDGKVARHFIVNNERISSKGGSHPQPAFAIAFKDAAYGFATMQAGNKQLAFMQGIQDKNIQIKGNPALVMWFQGLMKYLKPKKKG